The nucleotide window TCTTATTATTGCAAATAAAAAATGAATTATGAGCGCTTTTAAAAAATTTCACAGGGAAATTGTTCCTCTTGCGGCACAGGATAGTTTTTTGGTTTTTGATAGAGTCAAAGATGTGTTTGATTATCCGATTCATTATCATCCGGAATATGAGATCAATTTTATATTGAATGGAAAAGGAGTGAAACGAGTGGTAGGGGATAATATAGAAGAGATTGACGATGTTGAGTTGGTTTTGGTTGGGCCTAATTTGTATCATGGGTGGGAACAACATAAATGTAAAAACAAGGATATTCAGGAAATAACCATTCAATTTCATAATGATCTTTTTCATGAAAATTTGTTGTCTAGACGAATTATGACTCCCATAAAAGAGATGTTCAACCGTTCTGTGCATGGTATTTTATTTTCAAATCAAGTGGCAGAAATGCTCACCCCGCGACTAATAAAGATATCTAAGTTGGATGGTATGGATTATTTTTTGGAAATCATATCGATACTTTATGATCTTGCCAACTCCCGTAATCAAAGGCTTTTGTCAACGTTTACGGTAGAAAATGACACTTTTGAAGAGAATGATAAAATGAAAACAATCTACGATTATATTCAAAAGAATTTTGCTGAAAAATTATCATTGGAAGAAGTTGCAGGTGTTGCTAATATGACAACGATTTCCTTTAATAGGTTTATTAAAAAACGTACCGGAAAAACATTTGTCAATTATATTAATGATATCCGAATTGGCTATGCTGCAAGGTGGTTGGTGGAGAAAGACCTTAGTATTTCTGAGGTTGCCTTTAGGTCAGGTTTCAATAATATTGCTAATTTTAATCGAAGTTTTAAGTCATTTAAGAAATGTACCCCTAGTCAATACCGTGATGATTTCTCAGGTTTGAAAAGAATTTTATAAAACAGCTTGAGTTTTAATTAAAATGCCTCTTGAAAATTATTTTTAAGGGGTATTTTTTTTGTTTTAATAATTGCATATATACCATATATTATGGTTATAAAGTATTGATAATTTAAAAAAATAGGTATATAATTTTGTTATGTATAATTTAATTTTTCATTTTGAAAATATATTATCATTAAATGATATAATAATATTAATATAATGTTGACTACTGCTCTAAATTTGTCAATTATAAATCTTAAATATTTATTAATGCCAAAATGGTCTCATGTAATATTTTTTTTATGAGATTGTTAAACTTAACTAACAAACTAATTATTATGAAAAAACCATTGTCTAATTTATTTCATTGGGATGCTAAACATTGGGCTGTTCCATTGATTTTATTTTTATTGTTATCATGCAATTTAATTACTGCACAAACCAAGGTGCAAGGAGTTGTGAAAGATGATAAGGGGGTTACAATTCCAGGTGCGAATATTACGGTTGTGGGTTCAGGAAAATCTGTTTCAACCGATTTTGATGGAAAATTTGTAGTTAATGCACCTTCAGATGCTACTTTGTCATTCTCTTTCGTGGGATTCGTTACACAAAAAATTGCTGTTAATGGAAGATCAACCATAAATGTAATTTTAAAATCTAGTGCTGAAGATTTAAAAGACGTTGTGGTTATTGGTTATGGGACTATGAAAAGAAAAGACGTAAACAGTGCTATTTCCAGTATTAGTTCAAAAGATATGGAAAATTTGAAGGCCTCATCATTTGACCAAATGATGCAGGGAAAGGCTGCTGGTGTTGTTGTAAGTAATAATTCCGGTGAACCGGGAAGTAATGTTTCAGTAAAAATTAGGGGAGCTTCTTCTTTGACAGGAACGAATGAGCCTTTGTATGTAATAGATGGAGTGCCAATTTCTGGAGATGCAAGAAATTCGTCTACATCAGGGAGAAATGCAT belongs to Flavobacterium aquiphilum and includes:
- a CDS encoding helix-turn-helix domain-containing protein; the protein is MSAFKKFHREIVPLAAQDSFLVFDRVKDVFDYPIHYHPEYEINFILNGKGVKRVVGDNIEEIDDVELVLVGPNLYHGWEQHKCKNKDIQEITIQFHNDLFHENLLSRRIMTPIKEMFNRSVHGILFSNQVAEMLTPRLIKISKLDGMDYFLEIISILYDLANSRNQRLLSTFTVENDTFEENDKMKTIYDYIQKNFAEKLSLEEVAGVANMTTISFNRFIKKRTGKTFVNYINDIRIGYAARWLVEKDLSISEVAFRSGFNNIANFNRSFKSFKKCTPSQYRDDFSGLKRIL